One Methylobacterium oryzae DNA window includes the following coding sequences:
- the lpxK gene encoding tetraacyldisaccharide 4'-kinase produces MRPPAFWAAGPDHPAARVLAPVGAAYGALVARRMDRPGARAGCPVLCLGNFTLGGAGKTPAALAVAGLVAELGAAPAFLSRGYGGRLAGPVRVDPAHHAAADVGDEPLLLARLAPAIVARDRPAGAALCRSLGADVVVMDDGLQNPSLAKDLSLAVVDGPAGLGNGLPFPAGPLRAPLARQWPHVGGLIVIGDGAGGAAVARAAARRGLPVHRARLVPETDDLAGRRCLAFAGIGRPEKFFATLAEAGAVIVGTRPYPDHHPYRARELAALSEAARRLDAALVTTEKDAVRLPPAFAAGVRVLRVRLALDDAAALRRQIRGALGAP; encoded by the coding sequence ATGCGACCGCCGGCCTTCTGGGCCGCGGGGCCGGATCATCCGGCCGCGCGCGTCCTGGCGCCGGTCGGCGCGGCCTACGGGGCGCTCGTGGCGCGGCGGATGGATCGCCCCGGCGCGCGGGCCGGCTGTCCGGTCCTGTGCCTGGGCAACTTCACCCTCGGCGGTGCCGGCAAGACGCCGGCCGCCCTGGCGGTCGCGGGCCTCGTCGCCGAACTCGGCGCCGCGCCGGCCTTCCTGTCGCGCGGCTACGGCGGCCGGCTCGCGGGTCCGGTGCGGGTCGATCCCGCGCACCACGCCGCCGCCGATGTCGGCGACGAGCCGCTGCTCCTCGCCCGCCTCGCGCCCGCGATCGTCGCCCGCGACCGCCCGGCCGGGGCCGCCCTGTGCCGGAGCCTCGGCGCCGACGTCGTCGTGATGGATGACGGCTTGCAGAACCCGAGCCTCGCGAAGGACCTCAGCCTCGCGGTGGTCGACGGTCCCGCCGGTCTCGGCAACGGCTTGCCGTTCCCGGCGGGGCCGCTGCGCGCGCCGCTCGCCCGGCAATGGCCGCATGTCGGCGGCCTGATCGTGATCGGCGACGGGGCCGGGGGCGCCGCGGTCGCCCGGGCGGCCGCGCGGCGCGGCCTGCCGGTCCACAGGGCGCGCCTCGTCCCGGAGACGGACGATCTGGCCGGCCGCCGTTGCCTCGCCTTCGCGGGGATCGGCCGCCCGGAGAAGTTCTTCGCGACCCTGGCCGAGGCGGGGGCGGTGATCGTCGGGACGCGCCCCTACCCCGACCATCATCCTTACCGGGCGCGCGAGCTGGCGGCGCTTTCCGAGGCGGCCCGGCGCCTCGACGCCGCGCTCGTCACCACCGAGAAGGACGCGGTACGCCTGCCGCCGGCTTTCGCGGCAGGCGTGCGGGTGCTGCGCGTCCGCCTCGCGCTCGACGACGCGGCCGCCCTGCGCCGGCAGATCCGCGGCGCGCTCGGCGCGCCGTGA
- a CDS encoding DUF1223 domain-containing protein, with protein sequence MRPALLIAAALLCGSLYPADAAERPVVVELFTSQSCSSCPPAEALIGRLAREPAGAQGDVLPLAFHVTYWNHLDWRDRYALPAAAARQEAYAARLGGPTYTPQAVIDGQVGLVGSDEAGLRAAIARARQAGPGIPVTLARDGEQVVAQIGAGAGGAAGRVLLIGYDPSHTTRVLRGENAGRTIEQANIVRSVRDLGRWSGSAATFASARPEGETAALLLQSEDGRILGAARLAASPATSHAATVREAVR encoded by the coding sequence ATGCGCCCTGCCCTCTTGATCGCCGCCGCCCTGCTGTGCGGCAGCCTCTACCCGGCCGACGCGGCGGAGCGCCCCGTCGTCGTCGAGCTGTTCACCTCGCAGAGCTGCTCCTCCTGCCCGCCCGCGGAGGCGCTGATCGGCCGCCTCGCCCGCGAGCCGGCGGGGGCGCAGGGCGATGTCCTGCCGCTCGCGTTCCACGTCACCTACTGGAACCATCTCGACTGGCGCGATCGCTACGCCCTGCCGGCCGCCGCCGCCCGCCAGGAGGCCTACGCGGCCCGTCTCGGCGGACCCACCTACACGCCGCAGGCGGTGATCGACGGGCAGGTCGGGCTGGTCGGCTCCGACGAGGCCGGCCTGCGCGCCGCGATCGCGCGCGCCCGGCAGGCCGGGCCCGGCATTCCCGTGACGCTGGCCCGCGACGGCGAGCAGGTCGTCGCGCAGATCGGTGCCGGGGCCGGCGGCGCCGCGGGCCGCGTCCTCCTGATCGGGTACGATCCGAGCCACACCACCCGCGTGCTGCGCGGCGAGAATGCCGGGCGCACCATCGAGCAGGCCAACATCGTCCGGTCGGTGCGCGACCTCGGGCGCTGGTCCGGCTCCGCCGCGACCTTCGCGTCGGCGCGTCCCGAGGGCGAGACGGCGGCCCTGCTGCTCCAGTCCGAGGACGGGCGGATCCTGGGCGCCGCGCGCCTCGCCGCGTCTCCCGCAACGTCGCACGCCGCGACGGTCCGGGAGGCCGTGCGATGA
- a CDS encoding protein phosphatase CheZ — translation MSSAAARQTDLRLREPQTVISELIEIADYIAHLREEIGALRANEMSRDRIPMAHEELGSVVEATAGATNTIMEAAEAMLGLPDGPGYRDAVEERINTIFEACAFQDITGQRIAKVVESLRLFEQRLARFVGAVKARDAASMDPAERARRTRAEDLMLNGPQAVDATPSQDDIDALFA, via the coding sequence ATGTCGTCAGCCGCCGCACGGCAGACCGATCTGCGGCTTCGCGAGCCGCAGACCGTGATCTCCGAGCTGATCGAGATCGCGGATTACATCGCCCATCTCCGCGAGGAGATCGGGGCGCTGCGCGCGAACGAGATGAGTCGCGACCGGATCCCCATGGCGCACGAGGAGCTCGGCAGCGTCGTGGAGGCGACCGCCGGCGCCACCAACACCATCATGGAGGCCGCCGAGGCGATGCTCGGCCTGCCCGACGGGCCGGGCTACCGCGACGCGGTCGAGGAGCGCATCAACACGATCTTCGAGGCCTGCGCGTTCCAGGACATCACCGGCCAGCGGATCGCCAAGGTGGTCGAATCGCTGCGCCTGTTCGAGCAGCGCCTCGCCCGCTTCGTCGGCGCCGTGAAGGCCCGCGACGCGGCCTCCATGGATCCCGCCGAGCGTGCCCGGCGGACCCGGGCCGAGGACCTCATGCTGAACGGCCCGCAGGCCGTGGACGCCACGCCTTCCCAGGACGACATCGACGCGCTGTTCGCCTGA
- a CDS encoding NrsF family protein: protein MPGEGSNWAGGDLSRHERLVEELAVGLEPVRPLPAPEARAALWLGVTLLIGVVLAAWVGTGGFMLRMHVPDLALAAVGAVLTAITAAYAAFATSVPGRSGRWALLPLPPLALWVGASGLGCLRDWIAPGADLPGEHAITGCFSFLICVSVPLSLLIVVMLRRACPLRPNLTAALGGLAVAAAAAALLMPVHPHDATATDLLFHAAAVALVIAANGLAGGRLLGRHAGAG, encoded by the coding sequence ATGCCCGGAGAGGGGAGCAACTGGGCCGGCGGCGACCTGTCCCGCCACGAGCGGCTGGTCGAGGAACTCGCGGTCGGGCTCGAACCCGTGCGGCCGCTGCCGGCCCCGGAGGCCCGCGCGGCCCTCTGGCTCGGCGTGACGCTTCTGATCGGCGTGGTCCTCGCCGCCTGGGTCGGGACCGGCGGCTTCATGCTGCGCATGCATGTGCCGGATCTGGCCCTCGCGGCGGTGGGCGCCGTACTGACGGCGATCACGGCCGCCTACGCGGCCTTCGCCACCAGCGTGCCGGGACGGTCCGGCCGCTGGGCGCTGCTGCCGCTGCCGCCCCTCGCCCTCTGGGTCGGGGCGAGCGGCCTGGGCTGCCTGCGCGACTGGATCGCGCCGGGGGCCGACCTGCCCGGCGAGCACGCGATCACGGGCTGCTTCAGCTTCCTGATCTGCGTCTCGGTGCCGCTGTCCCTGCTGATCGTCGTGATGCTGCGGCGCGCCTGCCCGCTGCGGCCGAACCTCACGGCCGCCCTCGGGGGGCTGGCGGTGGCGGCGGCGGCGGCGGCGCTGCTGATGCCGGTCCACCCGCACGACGCCACCGCCACGGACCTGCTGTTCCACGCGGCGGCGGTCGCCCTCGTGATCGCGGCGAACGGATTGGCCGGAGGCCGGCTGCTCGGCCGGCACGCCGGGGCCGGCTAG
- a CDS encoding creatininase family protein — translation MTAQFWSELTTEDFTQRDIGRAIAVLPVAAVEQHGPHLPLATDTVIAEGYLARVRDGVPADLDVLLLPVQPVGKSDEHDAFPGTLSLETGTALSAWTGIGAAVHRAGCRKLVIVTSHGGNSALIDLVAGELRARFGMVAVTTSWARLGYPEGLFPADEIAHGIHAGGIETALMLALRPDLVRTDRVADFPPRTLSMIRDFTHLRAGRPAAFAWKAGDLQASGAMGDARLGTAEAGRAALDHGARAFVALLRDVDAFELAPPV, via the coding sequence ATGACGGCGCAGTTCTGGTCCGAGCTGACCACCGAAGACTTCACCCAACGGGACATAGGTCGCGCGATCGCCGTCCTGCCGGTGGCCGCCGTCGAGCAGCACGGTCCCCACCTCCCCCTCGCGACCGACACCGTGATCGCCGAGGGCTACCTCGCCCGGGTGCGCGACGGCGTGCCGGCGGATCTCGACGTGCTGCTGCTGCCGGTCCAGCCGGTGGGCAAGTCCGACGAGCACGACGCGTTTCCCGGCACGCTCTCCCTGGAGACCGGAACGGCGCTGTCCGCCTGGACGGGCATCGGCGCGGCCGTCCACCGCGCCGGCTGCCGCAAGCTGGTGATCGTCACGAGCCACGGCGGCAACAGCGCGCTCATCGATCTCGTGGCGGGTGAGCTGCGCGCCCGGTTCGGCATGGTCGCGGTCACGACATCCTGGGCGCGGCTCGGCTATCCCGAGGGTCTGTTCCCGGCGGACGAGATCGCCCACGGCATCCACGCCGGCGGCATCGAGACGGCGCTGATGCTGGCCCTGCGGCCGGACCTCGTCCGGACGGACCGGGTCGCGGATTTCCCGCCGCGCACGCTGTCGATGATCCGCGACTTCACCCACCTGCGCGCCGGCCGCCCCGCCGCCTTCGCGTGGAAGGCCGGCGATCTCCAGGCTTCGGGCGCCATGGGCGACGCGCGGCTCGGCACGGCCGAGGCGGGCCGCGCGGCGCTCGACCACGGCGCCCGGGCCTTCGTCGCCCTGCTGCGCGACGTCGACGCCTTCGAGCTCGCGCCGCCGGTGTAA
- a CDS encoding response regulator, which yields MALDLSMPILVVDDYQTMVRIIRNLLKQLGFEEVDDASDGTEALARLKGRKYGLVISDWNMEPMTGYELLRHVRADENLRTTPFIMVTAESKTENVIAAKKAGVNNYIVKPFNAATLKSKIEAVCGS from the coding sequence ATGGCTCTCGACCTGAGCATGCCGATCCTCGTTGTCGACGATTACCAGACGATGGTCCGCATTATTCGCAATCTACTGAAGCAGCTCGGCTTCGAGGAGGTCGACGACGCTTCCGACGGGACCGAGGCGCTCGCACGACTGAAAGGTCGCAAGTACGGGCTGGTTATCTCCGACTGGAACATGGAGCCGATGACCGGCTACGAGCTGCTGCGTCACGTGCGCGCCGACGAAAATCTTCGGACGACGCCGTTCATCATGGTGACGGCCGAATCGAAGACCGAGAACGTGATCGCGGCCAAGAAGGCCGGCGTGAACAACTACATCGTCAAGCCCTTCAACGCGGCCACGCTGAAGTCGAAGATCGAGGCGGTCTGCGGCAGCTGA
- a CDS encoding bifunctional riboflavin kinase/FAD synthetase, with protein MATGDDTAARPFTICRADAPVPPALAGAVAAIGNFDGVHLGHRMLVDSVRAAARAAGRPSAILTFEPHPRAYFTPDAPMFRLTGLAAKEIVFAHLGLDGLIVRRFDGALAETGARAFVLDFLKRSLGLSGVVVGHDFHFGRGREGTPAILADLCREAGMSCRIVAPVALGGETEPVSSSAIRAALAAGDVARANALLGYRWFVLGAVRHGDKRGRQLGFPTANVMLPDCGLAHGIYAVRVRLASGAFRDGVASYGRRPTFDDGAPLLETYLFDFSGDLYGQDIAVEFVGYIRGEERFASAEALVERMHVDAAAARTMLARDETPSMLT; from the coding sequence ATGGCCACAGGCGACGACACGGCCGCGCGACCCTTCACGATCTGCCGCGCCGACGCCCCCGTCCCGCCGGCCCTGGCCGGGGCCGTGGCGGCGATCGGCAACTTCGACGGCGTCCATCTCGGGCACCGGATGCTCGTCGACAGCGTGCGCGCCGCCGCCCGCGCGGCCGGCCGGCCGTCCGCGATCCTGACCTTCGAGCCGCACCCGCGGGCCTACTTCACGCCGGACGCGCCGATGTTCCGGCTGACCGGCCTCGCCGCCAAGGAGATCGTGTTCGCGCATCTCGGCCTCGACGGGCTGATCGTGCGCCGCTTCGACGGGGCTCTGGCGGAGACCGGCGCCCGCGCCTTCGTGCTCGACTTCCTGAAGCGGTCGCTGGGCCTGTCCGGCGTGGTCGTCGGACACGATTTCCACTTCGGCCGCGGCCGCGAGGGCACGCCCGCGATCCTGGCCGACCTCTGCCGGGAGGCGGGGATGAGCTGCCGCATCGTGGCGCCGGTCGCCCTCGGCGGCGAGACCGAGCCGGTCTCCTCCAGCGCGATCCGCGCGGCCCTCGCGGCCGGCGACGTCGCCCGCGCCAACGCGCTGCTCGGCTACCGCTGGTTCGTCCTCGGCGCGGTCCGCCACGGCGACAAGCGCGGCCGCCAGCTGGGTTTCCCCACCGCCAACGTGATGCTGCCCGATTGCGGGCTCGCGCACGGCATCTACGCGGTGCGGGTCCGCCTGGCCTCGGGCGCGTTCCGCGACGGCGTGGCGAGCTACGGCCGCCGCCCGACCTTCGACGACGGCGCACCGTTGCTGGAGACCTACCTGTTCGACTTCTCCGGCGATCTCTACGGGCAGGACATCGCCGTGGAGTTCGTCGGGTACATCCGCGGCGAGGAGCGGTTCGCCAGCGCCGAGGCGCTGGTCGAGCGGATGCATGTCGACGCGGCCGCGGCCCGGACCATGCTGGCGCGGGATGAGACCCCGTCGATGCTGACCTGA
- a CDS encoding DUF2093 domain-containing protein, protein MLGRYERANNGEAVVEYGDGTMRVVKPGSFVRCAVTGEPIPLDALRYWSAARQEAYVSPEAILRRLKETGRP, encoded by the coding sequence GTGCTGGGTCGTTACGAGCGCGCGAACAACGGCGAGGCGGTCGTCGAGTACGGCGACGGCACCATGCGGGTGGTCAAGCCCGGCAGCTTCGTGCGCTGCGCGGTGACCGGCGAGCCGATCCCGCTGGACGCCCTGCGCTACTGGAGCGCCGCCCGCCAGGAGGCCTACGTCTCCCCCGAGGCGATCCTCAGGCGGCTCAAGGAAACCGGCCGCCCCTGA
- a CDS encoding sigma-70 family RNA polymerase sigma factor has protein sequence MALEQELATLMAAAQGGDAAAYRALLKACLPVVSAIARAQGVRGEAVDDVVQDALMTVHRARASYDPARPFLPWLRAITQRRAIDRLRRAGRRPREVNDPLAYEAEVDPGPAPGHGLEARDRAAALARAVAALPDGQRQAVEHLGLRELSLDETAALTGRSKGALKVNLHRALKALRASLTQERE, from the coding sequence ATGGCGCTCGAACAGGAACTGGCGACCCTGATGGCGGCGGCCCAGGGCGGCGACGCGGCCGCCTATCGCGCGCTGCTGAAGGCCTGTCTGCCCGTGGTCTCGGCGATCGCGCGGGCGCAGGGCGTGCGCGGCGAGGCGGTGGACGACGTCGTGCAGGACGCGCTGATGACCGTCCACCGGGCTCGGGCGAGCTACGATCCGGCCCGGCCGTTCCTGCCCTGGCTGCGCGCCATCACCCAGCGGCGGGCGATCGACCGGCTGCGCCGCGCCGGGCGGCGCCCGCGGGAGGTCAACGACCCGCTGGCCTACGAGGCGGAGGTCGATCCGGGGCCGGCCCCCGGCCACGGGCTGGAGGCGCGGGACCGGGCCGCCGCCCTGGCCAGGGCGGTGGCGGCCCTGCCCGACGGCCAGCGGCAGGCGGTCGAGCACCTGGGCCTGCGCGAGCTGTCGCTCGACGAGACCGCCGCCCTCACCGGCCGCAGCAAGGGGGCCCTCAAGGTGAACCTGCACCGGGCGCTGAAGGCGCTCCGGGCCAGCCTGACGCAGGAGCGGGAGTGA
- a CDS encoding YcgN family cysteine cluster protein → MPKPEAPRRGAVEPFWRTKTLEAMTPSEWESLCDGCGRCCLMKLEDEDTGEVHHTDIGCTLLDGLTCRCRDYARRQKRVPDCVRLTPEAVRSIAWLPPTCAYRLVRDGQPLYPWHPLVSGRAASVHEAGISVRGRLAGNEEEFSEDELPDRIVAWPGLDPGAV, encoded by the coding sequence ATGCCCAAGCCCGAGGCGCCGCGCCGCGGGGCGGTCGAGCCGTTCTGGCGGACCAAGACGCTCGAAGCCATGACCCCGTCCGAGTGGGAGAGCCTGTGCGACGGCTGCGGCCGGTGCTGCCTGATGAAGCTCGAGGACGAGGATACCGGCGAGGTCCATCACACCGATATCGGGTGCACCCTGCTCGACGGCCTCACCTGCCGGTGCCGCGACTACGCGCGGCGGCAGAAGCGGGTGCCCGACTGCGTGCGCCTGACGCCGGAGGCGGTGCGGTCGATCGCCTGGCTGCCGCCGACCTGCGCGTACCGGCTCGTGCGCGACGGGCAGCCGCTCTACCCGTGGCACCCCCTGGTCTCCGGCCGGGCCGCGAGCGTGCACGAGGCGGGCATCTCGGTCCGCGGCCGGCTCGCCGGCAACGAGGAGGAATTCTCGGAGGACGAGTTGCCGGACCGGATCGTGGCTTGGCCGGGCCTCGATCCCGGCGCGGTGTGA
- a CDS encoding transglycosylase domain-containing protein produces the protein MRLPTFTEIKVRLERAALAFDAWVNASLYDGGQSTGQAYERFQRVMSRFAVRGWKRVALDLTSEGVTIGTGGAILMLALAQPAFQLTSENWLKQQDLAVTFLDRYGTEVGRRGIKHDDSLKLDDFPDIMIKALVSTEDRRFYEHWGIDPIGTLRALVNNSRGGSGTQGGSSITQQLAKNLFLTNERSLERKVNEAFLALWLESHLTKNEILKLYLDRAYMGGGTFGAVAAADYYFGKPLKDISLAEAAMLAGLFKAPTKYAPHVNLPAARARAADVLHNMVEAGFVTEGQIQTALRNPATPVTRTRDITADYYLDWAFGEIKAMADAGKLRNDRVLTVKTPLDLAIQKRADEAVADILRKSGDAYDVDEAAMVILDPDGALRAMVGGADYGESQFNRATDALRQPGSSFKPYVYSAALASGLFKPDTTVVDSPVCIGNWCPQNYGRSYAGRVPMWLAVAKSINTIPIKISIALGKAMGISHEAKAAKAGRAKITELAHKMGITSNLIDTVSMPIGSDEVTVIDQAAGYAVFANGGFRAKPYAAIEVKNSSGEVIYRHADEAPERVLSPQVVADMNFMLNKVVEEGTGKRAQLEGVKVAGKSGTTNAYRDAWFVGYTGNYVGAVWFGNDDHTSTNKLTGGSLPAQLWHDVMEPAHQGIEIKGLPGLKESPRAAQQQASGGPTAPTDPNASAYGKLSRRSFEVISGLNGLFRTVERAPGSAADAPAGAGSAPRTGRKPGDRAAAPPSGQLREVAEGARPVGGFTEVR, from the coding sequence GTGCGCCTGCCGACGTTCACCGAGATCAAGGTCCGCCTCGAACGCGCCGCCCTCGCCTTCGACGCCTGGGTCAACGCGAGCCTGTACGACGGCGGCCAGTCCACGGGTCAGGCCTACGAGCGCTTCCAGCGCGTCATGAGCCGCTTCGCGGTGCGCGGCTGGAAGCGCGTCGCCCTCGACCTGACGAGCGAGGGAGTGACGATCGGGACCGGCGGCGCCATCCTGATGCTCGCGCTGGCGCAGCCCGCCTTCCAGCTCACCAGCGAGAACTGGCTGAAGCAGCAGGATCTGGCCGTCACCTTCCTCGACCGCTACGGCACCGAGGTCGGGCGGCGCGGGATCAAGCACGACGACTCGCTGAAGCTCGACGACTTTCCCGACATCATGATCAAGGCGCTGGTCTCCACCGAGGACCGGCGCTTCTACGAGCACTGGGGCATCGACCCGATCGGCACGCTGCGGGCGCTGGTGAACAATTCCCGCGGCGGCAGCGGGACGCAGGGCGGGTCCTCGATCACCCAGCAGCTCGCCAAGAACCTGTTCCTGACGAACGAGCGCTCGCTGGAGCGGAAGGTCAACGAGGCCTTCCTGGCCCTGTGGCTCGAGAGCCATCTCACCAAGAACGAGATCCTGAAGCTCTACCTCGACCGCGCCTACATGGGCGGCGGCACCTTCGGCGCGGTGGCGGCGGCGGACTACTATTTCGGCAAGCCGCTCAAGGACATCAGCCTCGCGGAGGCCGCCATGCTGGCGGGCCTGTTCAAGGCGCCGACCAAGTACGCCCCGCACGTCAACCTGCCGGCGGCCCGCGCCCGGGCGGCGGACGTGTTGCACAACATGGTGGAGGCGGGCTTCGTCACCGAGGGCCAGATCCAGACGGCGCTCCGAAACCCGGCGACGCCGGTGACCCGCACCCGCGACATCACCGCCGACTACTACCTCGACTGGGCCTTCGGCGAGATCAAGGCGATGGCCGACGCGGGCAAGCTGCGCAACGACCGCGTGCTGACCGTGAAGACGCCGCTGGACCTCGCGATCCAGAAGCGGGCCGACGAGGCGGTGGCCGACATCCTGCGCAAATCCGGCGACGCCTACGACGTGGACGAGGCCGCCATGGTGATCCTCGATCCCGACGGGGCGCTGCGCGCCATGGTGGGCGGCGCGGATTACGGCGAGAGCCAGTTCAACCGCGCCACCGACGCGCTGCGCCAGCCCGGCTCCTCGTTCAAGCCCTACGTCTACTCGGCCGCGCTCGCCTCCGGGCTGTTCAAGCCCGACACGACGGTGGTCGACAGCCCCGTCTGCATCGGCAACTGGTGCCCGCAGAATTACGGCCGCTCCTATGCCGGCCGGGTTCCGATGTGGCTCGCGGTGGCGAAGTCGATCAACACGATCCCGATCAAGATCTCCATCGCCCTCGGCAAGGCGATGGGCATCAGCCATGAGGCCAAGGCCGCCAAGGCGGGCCGCGCGAAGATCACGGAACTCGCCCACAAGATGGGCATCACCTCGAACCTGATCGACACGGTCTCGATGCCGATCGGCTCGGACGAGGTGACGGTCATCGACCAGGCGGCGGGCTACGCGGTGTTCGCCAACGGCGGCTTCCGCGCCAAGCCCTACGCGGCCATCGAGGTGAAGAACTCGTCCGGCGAGGTGATCTACCGCCACGCCGACGAGGCGCCCGAGCGGGTTCTCTCGCCCCAGGTCGTGGCGGACATGAACTTCATGCTCAACAAGGTGGTCGAGGAGGGCACCGGCAAGCGGGCCCAGCTCGAGGGCGTGAAGGTGGCGGGCAAGTCCGGCACGACGAACGCCTACCGGGACGCGTGGTTCGTCGGCTACACCGGCAATTACGTCGGCGCCGTCTGGTTCGGCAACGACGACCACACCTCGACCAACAAGCTCACCGGCGGCTCCCTCCCGGCCCAGCTCTGGCACGACGTCATGGAGCCGGCCCACCAGGGCATCGAGATCAAGGGCCTGCCCGGCCTGAAGGAGAGCCCGCGCGCCGCCCAGCAGCAGGCCTCCGGCGGCCCGACCGCGCCGACCGATCCCAATGCCAGCGCCTACGGCAAGCTCTCGCGCCGCTCCTTCGAGGTGATCAGCGGCCTGAACGGCCTGTTCCGCACCGTCGAGCGCGCGCCCGGCTCGGCCGCGGACGCGCCTGCCGGCGCCGGAAGCGCGCCGAGGACCGGCCGGAAGCCCGGCGACCGGGCGGCGGCGCCGCCGTCGGGTCAGCTGCGCGAGGTCGCCGAGGGCGCCCGCCCGGTCGGCGGCTTCACCGAGGTGCGGTGA
- a CDS encoding 3-deoxy-D-manno-octulosonic acid transferase, protein MRRPSVTLPLQAYRAGLRIGEPALTGLLAWRAQRGKEDPRRLPERRGLPGRARPVGPLAWMHGASVGEALSLIGLVEGMIARGFSVLVTTGTRAAAELVGVRLPPGAVHQYMPLDAPRWVGRFLAHWQPDLAVIAESEIWPNTILALDEREIPLILVNGRMSERSFRGWERCPRTAKALLARIAICLTQTQEDGERFAKLGAPRVSIAGNLKFDASVPPADAQQLAYLGSMVAGRPVWVAASTHSGEEAMVAYAHAMLKAQFPQLLTIIAPRHPARGGEAVACANAVGLRSALRSTGGRPHPSTEVYVADTIGELGLFYRLSPLVFLGGSLVPRGGQNPIEPLRLDSAVLHGPHTENFGVIYHALDRAGGAMPVRDGVELAAVAAELLGDRERLADMARAGQRALEPFEGAVARTLAVLDPFVAQMKLQRLDRGSPARPLARA, encoded by the coding sequence CCCTCCGTGACCCTGCCGCTACAGGCCTACCGAGCCGGCCTGCGCATCGGCGAGCCGGCGCTGACGGGCCTGCTCGCGTGGCGCGCGCAGCGCGGCAAGGAGGATCCGCGCCGGCTCCCGGAGCGGCGGGGCCTGCCGGGCCGGGCCCGGCCGGTCGGGCCGCTCGCCTGGATGCACGGCGCCAGCGTCGGCGAAGCCCTGTCGCTGATCGGGCTCGTCGAGGGCATGATCGCCCGCGGCTTCTCGGTCCTCGTCACCACCGGCACGCGCGCGGCCGCCGAGCTGGTCGGCGTCCGGCTGCCTCCGGGCGCGGTGCATCAGTACATGCCCCTGGACGCGCCGCGCTGGGTCGGACGGTTCCTCGCCCACTGGCAGCCGGACCTCGCGGTGATCGCCGAGTCGGAGATCTGGCCGAACACGATCCTGGCGCTCGACGAGCGCGAGATCCCGCTGATCCTGGTCAACGGGCGCATGTCGGAGCGCTCGTTCCGGGGCTGGGAGCGCTGCCCGCGCACCGCGAAGGCGCTCCTGGCGCGGATCGCGATCTGCCTCACGCAGACCCAGGAGGACGGCGAGCGCTTCGCCAAGCTCGGCGCGCCGCGGGTGAGCATCGCCGGCAACCTGAAATTCGACGCCTCGGTGCCGCCGGCCGACGCGCAGCAGCTCGCCTATCTGGGATCCATGGTGGCCGGCCGGCCGGTCTGGGTCGCGGCAAGCACGCATTCCGGCGAGGAGGCCATGGTCGCCTACGCGCACGCGATGCTCAAGGCGCAGTTCCCCCAGCTCCTGACCATCATCGCCCCGCGTCACCCGGCCCGGGGGGGCGAGGCCGTCGCCTGCGCGAACGCCGTCGGCCTGCGCAGCGCGCTGCGGTCCACCGGCGGGCGGCCCCATCCCTCGACCGAGGTCTACGTCGCCGACACGATCGGCGAGCTGGGCTTGTTCTACCGCCTCAGCCCCCTGGTGTTCCTCGGCGGCTCCCTGGTTCCGCGGGGCGGCCAGAACCCGATCGAGCCACTGCGGCTCGACTCGGCGGTGCTTCACGGGCCGCACACCGAGAATTTCGGCGTGATCTACCACGCCCTCGACCGCGCCGGCGGCGCCATGCCGGTGCGCGACGGCGTCGAGCTGGCGGCGGTCGCCGCCGAGCTCCTCGGCGACCGGGAGCGCCTCGCCGACATGGCCCGCGCCGGGCAGCGTGCCCTGGAGCCGTTCGAGGGGGCGGTGGCGCGCACGCTCGCGGTCCTCGACCCGTTCGTGGCGCAGATGAAGCTCCAGCGCCTCGATCGCGGCAGCCCCGCGCGCCCGCTCGCGCGGGCCTGA